Proteins encoded in a region of the Zea mays cultivar B73 chromosome 2, Zm-B73-REFERENCE-NAM-5.0, whole genome shotgun sequence genome:
- the LOC103649226 gene encoding putrescine hydroxycinnamoyltransferase has protein sequence MEVKVLSSKLVKPSYPAGAPRPDTTKHVPSSVFDKATYHTQTVTIYYISPPVPSPDAIERGYATALGAYRLFAGQVRPGPDGAPGVLLNDHGARLVEASVDARLADIAPTKPPPAVLRLHPDLDIVEVVQVQLTRFACGSLAVGFTANPAVADGHATSDFLVAWDRAARGLPVGPSPPVHFPPRHDPPRAGFEHRGVEYYRPAPSLAHGHVHGDTTQHSIVVHKAHFTKDFVAGLRARASEGRGRPFSRFETILAHVWRTMTRARGLGSNPLQISTIRISVDGRPRLAAAPAGYFGNLVLWAFPRATVGSLLGRPLKHAAQAIHDAVARVDGAYDFQSFVDFAGSGTVEKEGLETTAPAQGGRAYFPTEGMLLLVPSYIGDGSIDAIVPVFEHNLDAFKQCCYSME, from the coding sequence ATGGAGGTGAAGGTGCTGAGCTCCAAGCTCGTGAAACCGTCCTACCCGGCGGGCGCGCCGCGGCCGGACACCACAAAGCACGTGCCGTCGTCGGTGTTCGACAAGGCCACGTACCACACGCAGACGGTcaccatctactacatctctccgcCGGTCCCGTCCCCAGACGCCATCGAGCGCGGCTACGCCACGGCGCTGGGCGCGTACCGGCTCTTCGCCGGCCAGGTCCGCCCGGGTCCGGACGGCGCGCCAGGGGTGCTGCTCAACGACCACGGCGCCCGCCTCGTGGAGGCGTCCGTGGACGCGCGCCTCGCCGACATCGCCCCCACGAAGCCGCCCCCCGCCGTGCTGCGGCTGCACCCGGACCTCGACATCGTGGAGGTGGTGCAGGTGCAGCTCACGCGGTTCGCGTGCGGCTCGCTCGCCGTGGGCTTCACCGCCAACCCCGCCGTGGCGGACGGCCACGCCACCAGCGACTTCCTCGTCGCCTGGGACCGCGCCGCGCGCGGGCTCCCCGTCGGCCCGTCGCCGCCGGTCCACTTCCCGCCGCGCCACGACCCGCCGCGCGCCGGGTTCGAGCACCGCGGCGTGGAGTACTACAGGCCCGCGCCGTCGTTGGCCCACGGCCACGTCCACGGCGACACTACCCAGCACAGCATCGTGGTCCACAAGGCTCACTTCACCAAGGACTTCGTGGCGGGGCTCCGCGCCAGGGCGTCCGAAGGCCGTGGCCGTCCCTTCAGCCGGTTCGAGACGATCCTCGCCCACGTCTGGCGCACCATGACGCGCGCGCGCGGGCTGGGCAGCAACCCGCTCCAGATCTCCACCATCCGCATCTCCGTGGACGGCCGGCCGCGCCTCGCGGCGGCGCCGGCAGGCTACTTCGGGAACCTGGTCCTCTGGGCGTTCCCGCGCGCCACGGTGGGGAGCCTCCTCGGCCGGCCGCTGAAGCACGCGGCGCAGGCGATCCACGACGCCGTGGCGCGGGTGGACGGGGCCTACGACTTCCAGTCGTTCGTCGACTTCGCGGGCTCCGGCACGGTGGAGAAGGAAGGGCTGGAGACGACGGCCCCTGCTCAAGGAGGAAGGGCCTACTTCCCCACGGAGGGCATGCTGTTACTGGTGCCGTCCTACATCGGCGACGGCAGCATCGACGCCATCGTGCCGGTGTTCGAGCACAACCTGGATGCGTTCAAGCAGTGCtgctactccatggagtag